The following proteins are encoded in a genomic region of Acipenser ruthenus chromosome 4, fAciRut3.2 maternal haplotype, whole genome shotgun sequence:
- the LOC131737040 gene encoding uncharacterized protein LOC131737040 has product MVPESSAVTARSPEGTPFASGLVVPSSRTALASEPQTHAVVGLAPERERLSALGLSTAVISTIQSARAPSTRSQYAYKWQLFQSWCLAESHDPVSCPMAVILQFLQKLLDEGKSPSTLKVYLAAISVCHVRIDGLSPGCHFLASQFLKGARRLRPPRTTSLPSWSLDVVLEALTKAPFEPLHSVDMKLISIKTAFLLAVVSAKRVSELHALSVHPSCTRFAGDGSKVSMRPNPAFLPKVISPFHMNQSVELMAFHPPPFSSPEEERLHMLCPVRALRCYMDRTKTVRQTEQLFICHGSRSLGQPLSKQRLSHWIVDAIKLAYESAGLPPPGQLKAHSTRGMATSWALFRGVPVSDICAAASWATPHTFMRFYRL; this is encoded by the coding sequence atggttcccgagtctagtgcagttactgcacggtcgcccgagggaactccctttgcgagcggacttgttgtcccaagctcaaggacagctttggcatccgaaccccaaactcatgcagttgtgggcttggcccctgagcgggagcgcctgtcagccttagggctttcgactgcagttatatcgaccatccagagtgcgagagcgccctctactaggtcgcagtatgcgtataagtggcagctgtttcagagttggtgtctggctgagagccacgacccagtctcctgtcctatggcagtaatattgcagtttctacagaaactgctggatgaagggaaatctccttctacacttaaagtgtatttagccgccatttcggtttgtcatgtacgcattgacgggttatcacctggttgccattttttggcatctcagtttctgaaaggtgcaagacgcttgcggcctccaagaacgaccagtttaccgtcgtggagccttgatgtggtgctagaagcccttaccaaggcaccgtttgagcctctccacagcgtggatatgaagctcatatctattaagacagcttttttgctggctgtggtatcagcaaaacgcgtgagcgagttacatgcactttcagtgcatccttcttgtactcgttttgcaggagacggttctaaggtctccatgcgccctaatccggcctttttaccaaaggttatatccccgttccacatgaaccagtcagtcgagttgatggcgttccatcctcctcctttttcttccccagaggaagagcggttacacatgctctgccccgtgagggcattgaggtgttatatggaccgtacaaagactgtgaggcagacagaacagttgttcatatgccatggttctagatctttgggtcagccgctgtctaaacagcgcctttcccactggatagtggatgctattaaattagcgtatgaatctgcaggccttccaccaccagggcagttgaaggcgcattctaccaggggtatggcgacatcctgggccctctttcgaggggtgccggtgtctgatatttgcgcggcagccagttgggctacgccgcatactttcatgaggttttacaggtta